The Panthera tigris isolate Pti1 chromosome A1, P.tigris_Pti1_mat1.1, whole genome shotgun sequence region atttttttgACAGCAATTTTGGGTTACAGCAGAGTCAATACTGGTTCAGATTTCAGGATTGCTGTTTTTAACATGTGTTTTCATGGAACCATTTAGTGCTATATCTTTAGGTTTTGATACCAGGAAGGAAGTCCTGAATGTCCTGTGTATTACTTtttataacaacaataaaaatatttttggtaaatttttatgaagaagaaaatgtcagGGGATTacatgaaaaatttatttttagtcttcttcttatttttatggTTCAGGGCCAAACTGAAGCAAATCCTATACATTAAAAATCTTGAGTATACATTTCTTATATCTACTGATACCATAGAGAGtttatcttttataaattaaataatatgtttcATTTGAATAATACCTactaaaatgaaatcttaatcacagtttatatttccatttttcttcaaataagcttacatattaaaaaaatagtattggggcacctgggtggctcagtcggttaagaggcggacttcggctcaggtcatgatctcgcggtcgtgagttcaagccctgcgtcgggctctgtgctgacagctcagagcccggagcctgtttcagattctgtgtctccctctctctgaccctcccccgttaatgctctgtctctctctgtctcaaaaataaataaacgttaggggcgcctgggtggcgcagtcggttaagcgtccgacttcagccaggtcacgatctcgcggtccgtgagttcgagccccacgtcaggctctgggctgatggctcggagcctggagcctgtttccgattctgcgtctccctctctctctgcctctcccccgttcatgctctgtctctctctgtcccaaaaataaataaaaaacgttgaaaaaaaaaattaaaaaaaataaataaataaataaacgttaaaaaaatttaaaaaaaatagtatttataaatTAGCTAGCAAAAGAGCTGAATTAGAAACCACTCTACTTAATATTCTACCaacacattaaaaacacacacttcCTGTGTTCACCCTTGCAAATTTATCCATCTCTCTGTACATACCAAATAACACTTATTAGCAACCTGGAAAAAGCTAAATTAACAAACTGTCCTTGGAATTaccaatataatttttaacacaTTAAAATGCCTGATAATTCTAATTACATCTGACATAAAAACTATTAAGAAAGAGAATCCTGTTATGTTAATGTTAGATCAGCTATTCCAGCTTCCTCTgagtaaacatgtaaaaatggTTAAACAATAAATTTCTATGGCAACAACTTAAATTCTAGGATATTCTTAGTTACAGCAGCAACCACAGAAGCTACTACTTTCTTTAAAGCAATGGAACTAAACAACATacctccttttttcctccttttccatctGGCATAACTAAAATCTCTTACTTTGAtgaattaaatatgatttaattgGAAACAAGATATCTAAACTAATGCACATGGCAGCTAGttatatgaacattttatataaaggCAACAACAATAAGGTAGGCACTTGTAAATGAAAGTTATGCGCTAAGACCATATGTATTATGTATCCTGAAAACTAAactaatacataatatatattacctTAAACCAAAACTAacatatatggttatatattagcttatatatataattgcaatAGAgattctttatcaaaataaaaaattctctaaaTAATGAATGTTCTTTTACATTAAATCATTGAATACCTTTTCTACAtggatttttaacatatattagtgtttattaaaatatttgataattctaatatttttagaaccaataaatagaaaatttaatgattttaatttgtataattGATAAATGCATATAGcaattcatcttttttcttttattttgcctttttatacAATCTTGGACACACTAAAGTTATCTCCTCTAAATGTAGGGCAATTTTCTTTTGCTGCAAGGCATATTGGAAATATAAAGAGCTACCTATACATACTCAATTAAGAAGATACAACTTGGGTTTTTGACTTGTTATAAAGTATTTCTACagctctgtgtattttttttaaggatactcTTCTTTATGAGTTTATCCTGCTAAATATATACGACCATTCCATTCAAACAATGAGGTTTGGTAGGGCAAAGAAAATTGAGTTTAAATACCACTTCAGTATCTACCAGTTATGATCTGAGTTATCGCTTACtctcctcaattttctcatcagtaTAATGGAAATAGCAATATTGTGAGACATTATCACAATATTTGTCAAATGTATTTGTGAgggttaaattaaataattatgtaaacTATTTAGCACATGGCTGGCTCACTCAAAGATGTTAAAGCAGTATTTAAAAACTAAGTTTACTCTTTAAACTTGctctatatcataatttatttttaattagtatgAACAAAAGTTCTTGCCCCAGTGAAGACCTTCTAGGAGAAGTTCTAGTTTCCTGACTTAGACTAATCATGTATTAGTTTTAAACATTACTATCATGCTTCACTAGATTTCTTTTAATATCACTTCCCACCAGAGATGTAGAATATCTACATTTAAGGTCATAATATTGCTGAGTATACgactcttcccctcctctccaacTTTTCCATTACAAATAAATCTATTGATTGCTTACAGGGAACCCAGTTGTACTCtccaaaaaaagaattcagtccttcataagaaaaaataaataaataaacagcccATAATATTTGTCAGAGGATAGTAGGTTACAATTTCATCACTATGAAATGCAGTCCACAAACAAAAGaatcaagagagaaaatgatgaatGGCCTTAGGTATAGTCATAGTttataataaagattttatttaaaaactgttaaaataaataatacatactcTAGAACATCACTGTTCTGGGAAATTACTTCTCTTTAGAATATGAGCTCTAGAAGGCAAATCTTAATACTACTGGTCTGGGAGTTTTCATTAGCTGATttacaatcatatatatatatatatatatatatatatatatatttaaatctgtgGTCTGCAGTCTTTTAATACACTTCTCCAAGGTGGATATGTGGTGGAATGCAGACCCCCATCAATATGTGTAGTTTTGCTTGCCTTTTGTCCCTTAACTGCTGATAAAATAGACTGCTTAGAAATCCCAGAGGGATATGATTGAGGCCAGGTTACACTGGCTCATAAAATTCAAACAGTTCAATGCTTTTCTTGTTAATTACTAGGCCACAACTAGAAATCCGAACGATGGGAGAGAAACACTTCTTTAGGATAATGATTGATTTTCATAAAGATGAGTGCTTTAACAAATTTCAGTATGCAGTTgttggggcggggagggtgggtgggcacTAATTAGTTTTACCGTTTTCAGCAGATGTTGAATTCAAAACGCCAGCAGCATCTCAAATGCCAGTCATTAGGGCTGTCTTTCATCGAAGAGTGCTGACCAATGAAATCTCCACTCTGTTTAATGAGACCGATCTAGGCAGAGTCAATTAAATCAAATCTCTACTAACATCCTTAATATATCTGCAGTGtgtgcagcagcagcagaagcagcagcgaGGGATTTCCAGTATTAATAAAGGGATTCACTGCCGCataaggagaaggggaaaaaggggcggagggagggagggtgtgttGGGGAAGACCTTGCTTTACAGACTGGGGAGAGCTGGAAAAAGCCCGGGTGcggatggaggaggaggggagctaCGTAAAGGATGAAAAGCTAAGTAAAACGCTTAAAGAGCCTTGATGTAGTTCTAGAAGGGATCCACCCCCAAccgtccccctcccccgtcccttcCACCGCAAATCCAATTTACCAGTTGCAAACATGAAGCTGGAAAAATGTAAGGACCCAGagttgaaaacattttcactttAATACTGAAAAAATATGCCATTATAAAATCCTCGAATAGAATTAGTAAGTTTCACGTGCTTCCTCGgttcttttttcctactttataaGTAAGATTTACACCAGCACAGAATTGCTACCATAAGATCGCAGCCTAAGCACTAGAATGACATTAATTGGTCATGCTTAACTgcctcaaaatcttttttttttaataattacactGATACTATAATAGAAATCATGGGTACTTATTTTACATTCAGATGAAAGGCATTATTGGATATGTATAGAAAAAtattccccctcaaaaaaaaaattaaaacatcaccatcaaaataaaagaaagaacccaAAACAACCCCTAAAAACTCCGctcaacaaaatacatttttaactcaTAAAATGGACCGATGATTAGCCATGCAAATGtcttaaataaaacctttacattttttttttttcacagtaaaCGTACGTACGCTCTGAACTGCCTACCGATCACAAATAATGGCGAAATGGCACTTTCTGATTATACTGTGTTTTGTTTATAGAAAGTTTGATACGATGGGACTTATCAGGTAAGAGGGTGGGTGCTGTGAACGTGACGCCGTCTCCAGTCGCCGAGGAGGGCAGCGTCCCTGGAGCGCGTGGATTCCATGCGAGCCATGCagcactttttgtttttgtcagaagtcaaagttatttatttacaataCATTCATGCCTTCGTGCAACTGCCCGTCCCTGCATAGCCAACAGGGAGCCGTCACGCCCCCCCCTCCTCACGGGGCTAATCCACAGGGGGAAAAATAGatatctatctctctatatagATGTGGggtacacgtatatatgtataggaCCGCAGCAGACATCCCGGTCAGCCCCAACGCAGAGGGCTAGTTCTTCGAGCAGGGCCCCTGCTGGGTTTTATCAAAAGGAGCTCGCTGCAAAGAGCGATTTGGCAGCGCTCTCCCAGCTCACCACAGTCTGCTCTTTGTTTCCAGAAGGGAGCTAAGGGGTCAAACCCTCTCAGCGGAGCGAGTtcacagttatttatttacttatgtccATAAAGCCTTGGGGCGCGCTGGACTTGGGTCTGGGCTCCTCTGACCCCTGGGATGCCAGCCGGGTAGgggattggtggggggggggggagggggcgcatAGCCTTCCCGCTCCCCTGCTCTACCCGGGTTGGGGTCTTAGTCTGAGAGTGAGTGGGAGCCACAGTCATATACTCTGTGGGCCCCATCTGCGTTGTAAGGCCCATTGTGCCAGTAGGAAGAGTCACAGACTGTCTGTAGGGAATTAATTTCGGACGCCGAGGAGTTGGCGTCCCTTCTCTTAGATCGTTTTCTATTCCTCAGGATAAACACGAGCATGCCCACTACAGTGAAGGCGGAGGTGACAAACACCAGCAGCAGTCCCGGGACCAACACCGAGATGGACACCCTGCTGGTGTCTAGATAGGAGTTGGAGTGCGTCCCGGTCTCCGCCAACCCAGTGCTGTTTTTACTGTGCGAAGTTAGCGTGGGCGAGATCCTCGCGTACAGCTGGGGGCAGATCTCGTCATTGGAGAGGAGCATGAAATCCTTCCTAAAGAAGTTCACCGGCGTCTCACACTTGAGGTCGCTCATCAGCACTTCGGAACCCAGGCGTTCTGCCCATTGCTTAAAAGGCACAATGGTGCAGGAACACTCCCAAGGGTTTCCGTGCAGGTCTATCTGGATGATGGAGGTTAACTGGTCCAGTACCCCTGCCACTGGAAGGTACATGAAATAATTGTTGTGCAGACTGAGCTTAGAGAGCGAGACCCCAGCGAACACGTCCACGGGTAGGGACCTCAGCAAGTTGTTGTTGAGAATGAGGATCCTTAGTTTGGGCATGGCATTGAAGGTGCCAGGAAGGATGAGCTGGATTGCATTGTACTCCACGTTCAGATACTCGAGGTTTTGCAGCCCGGCGAATTTCTCCCGGGACAGAGTGTCCAGGTAATTGCTATCCATATACAGCCACCTGAGGTCCAAAAGGTTCTTAAAAGTGTTGTTCTCTACGGTGGCAATGTTGTTGTTGCCGAGGTCTAACAGAATGAGATTCTTGTAATCCACAAAGTGCGATTTTCGGATGCTATGTATCTTGTTATCTCGAAGGAAAAGCTCCTGCACATTGGAAAGCTTGGGCTTCAAATCAGCCAAGCTGCTCACGTTCCGGTTGTTGCAGTTCATCTTTAAACCCGACCCTGGGATGTGGTCGCAGCTGCAGCCCCCAGGGCAAGGCAAGCCATTGGTTTGGGGCTTGTTTCTGGCGCCGCCGGTCGCTATCGCAGCAGTGGGTCTTATTTTGATCTGCCAGTTGCCTGGGATCTTTGTACCTCCGTTTGGAGCAGACCCTGGGGTGGCATGATCCTCTTGCCCATTTGTCTTGAAAGGAGTTGGCAGGGGTCCAGGAGCGAAGGTCTCTTCTTGGGCAGGGGGCGCCGGGAGACTGGAATCCACTCTGTTTTTCAAAGGACACAAGTCCTGTTCTGTGGTTTCATTGAGGTCTTTCCCCTGCAGTCTGGTGGGGGCTTCACAGACAACTCGGCCGATCAGAGCATTTTTGGGAATGTTTTCCAGCCATTCTTTCAGGGAGAGGAGATCACAGGTGCAGTCCCACGGGTTATCCTCTAGCAGGATCTCAGCAATGCCAGGGATTTGCTCCAAGACCTCCTCATAGGGCAGCGTTTTCAGCCTGTTTCCCCGGAGGtcgaggtgggtgatgggcacatACTGGAACACGTTGGCAGGTAGGGTGCTGATGAGATTGTCATTTAAAATGAGTACCTCCAGCTTGTTCAAGTCCTGGAAGGCCCCCGGGTCTATATCCCGTAATAAATTAAAATCGGCCTGGAGGTATTCCAGATCGTCCAGACCCAGAAAAGTCTGCTTTCGAAAAGATTTGatcttgttgttgttgatgtGCAGCCTTTTCACCAGCTGCAGCCCCAGAAAAGCCCCAGGAACGATTTCATGCAAGCCATTGTTTTCCATGTGCAAACTAACCGCATTATAAAAGTTAGCAAACTCATTAGGGAAAAGTCGAGTGAGGGAATTACCATGCAGAAATAGATGGTAAAACTGGGAAGTCGGGGCGGTGAAACGCTGCAGACTTGTAAAGCCCTTTTTTTCACAGTCTACGTGCAGGTCCCCTTCTATCTCATTGCAGGAACAGATCTTCTCTTTACAAACGTCCCCTGTAACGTTTCCAGCGGCAAAACAAAGAGACGTCTCCagcaacagaatccaaagcagcattTTTAAAGCGAGCAATTCATCCCCGATCTCATCACAAAGTAACAGCGACCATCCTGCTCGCCACAGACACAATTCAAGTTCATTTAGTGCTCCAATGTCCGAacccagggaaggagaagaaaagggtttgggggggtgggggtggattcCTTCCTCCCTAACCCCCCCGCACTGCAACAACCCAGGCGCCAGTCAATAATTATATCCACAAACTATCCAGGCACGTAGTGCAAggcaagcaaaaaagaaacaaaaagaaacaagaagaagaagaagaagaagaagaagaagaagaaagagaaggaaagaaaagtagaaaaaataaccCCACTCTCCCTCAAccctttaaaaattaccaaaagaagttaaatatatacatataaattaaaaatacaccctTACAGAATCTGATCTAGTGGTCCTCACTAATCAGGAAGGGAACAATGCTAGTAATTAGAAGCAAGTGCATGTTAGAGAAACAAGCAGAGGGTTTGCAGCGTAGTACAGGCGCACTGCCTGTGCATGGCTGTGCGTCGGACTGACCTTGCCTCTCTGATACAAAGCAGGGTTTTCGGCGGCTTCTGTAGCTGAGGCGGCTGATGGAGTTCTTGCTGTGGTTGCAGGTTGCCCAGAAGTCCCCCCGAGGTGCTGTCCAGTCCCCCCGGTGCTGAAATCACGCCCGACCGAAAGGACTCACGCTGCCGAGCCAATGGCGCTGGAAAATTTCCGCAATCGCTGCGTTTTGTGGCTGtccatccttttcctttcctccctttcggTCCTCTTCAGCCGTTTTTTCTGGGCTCCAGCTCTCGGTTACtagctcttcttttctttttctcctctttattctgCTCTTTCGGAATTACGTGGAgggggcggagggcggggggcgAGTtgtctgagggagggagagagcgcgaGAATGGGGAGGGGGTAGAAGAGAGTTGCTAAGAAGCTCTGCTTGTTCCAGCCTGGTGCACTCTGAAAGATCTGACACCCTCTGCTGATCTGCAGTAGCAAAAATCCATCTGGTGAGGgaatgctgaaggaaaaaaaaaatcaatccacgTACAGGGCAAGCGTTAAAAATGTGGGCATTAAAGGCTGTCGATCCAGATAGACGcttattttaaatggattatttaattcttttttgcgTGCTGAAAACTttaccctttcctttccttaatgACCTCACAGCCCCCACTGGCTCCAGCGTTTGGAAAGGagtgcttttaaaacatttatttcccaaTGGCTTGAATAAAATTAGTGTCAGGGTGTCAAGCGAACAGCAATTTGAGGTAATTATACTGCACGCCATTTTCATCGGTGCTTTAAATGCATTTCTTCCGTCTCTGCAGTACAATGTTTTATGCTATTTGATGTctttgaaaccttttttttttttttttttttttggctatgtTTAAAGTGATTATTTGGAACATATAATcgtatcatatatattttttaaataatatacttgGGTATGAATTTTTTGTTGCATGGATATAATTTAGgcacatactttttcttttttaaacttggtATAGAATTTTAGTCAATTTGGTTGTTGAGAGTTAGGTTTCTCTGATGATATTTCTTGAATGTTATTTAAGTCTGCAGGGTGAAAATACAATGCCTGCTTGCGTCTTTGATTCCAGACCCGAAAGCTTTCACAGAGAAccggaaaaggagggagggagcaggaaaaaATCCCAATATGATTCGTGAGTGCTCTTAAAAAACCACTGGCAGACTGGCACgcgcaccacacacacacacacacacacacacacacacacacgcactcactcactcactcactcagaCACACTCACAAAGTTTCCGAATTTGAACGGACGATTTTAAAACGCATACAAGTAAATAACCAGTtgcattttgagggagagagagggggagtggggaaagagagagagagagagagagagagagagagagagagagagagagaaatcgcCGGTCTCTAAGGCCCTGTTCGAAGCTTCTCTGCAGGTAGCTAGCAGTTTCTCTTCTCTGGGTCACTGGTGCTAGTGGAGCTTGGCTAGGGCTTTTCTCAGAGAAGGAATCTCCGGTTCCTCAAACTTAGATGGAGCT contains the following coding sequences:
- the SLITRK1 gene encoding SLIT and NTRK-like protein 1, producing MLLWILLLETSLCFAAGNVTGDVCKEKICSCNEIEGDLHVDCEKKGFTSLQRFTAPTSQFYHLFLHGNSLTRLFPNEFANFYNAVSLHMENNGLHEIVPGAFLGLQLVKRLHINNNKIKSFRKQTFLGLDDLEYLQADFNLLRDIDPGAFQDLNKLEVLILNDNLISTLPANVFQYVPITHLDLRGNRLKTLPYEEVLEQIPGIAEILLEDNPWDCTCDLLSLKEWLENIPKNALIGRVVCEAPTRLQGKDLNETTEQDLCPLKNRVDSSLPAPPAQEETFAPGPLPTPFKTNGQEDHATPGSAPNGGTKIPGNWQIKIRPTAAIATGGARNKPQTNGLPCPGGCSCDHIPGSGLKMNCNNRNVSSLADLKPKLSNVQELFLRDNKIHSIRKSHFVDYKNLILLDLGNNNIATVENNTFKNLLDLRWLYMDSNYLDTLSREKFAGLQNLEYLNVEYNAIQLILPGTFNAMPKLRILILNNNLLRSLPVDVFAGVSLSKLSLHNNYFMYLPVAGVLDQLTSIIQIDLHGNPWECSCTIVPFKQWAERLGSEVLMSDLKCETPVNFFRKDFMLLSNDEICPQLYARISPTLTSHSKNSTGLAETGTHSNSYLDTSRVSISVLVPGLLLVFVTSAFTVVGMLVFILRNRKRSKRRDANSSASEINSLQTVCDSSYWHNGPYNADGAHRVYDCGSHSLSD